In Lysobacter firmicutimachus, one genomic interval encodes:
- the tssC gene encoding type VI secretion system contractile sheath large subunit: protein MKTQTQSIEKNAVAQAAHAADALQADDFSSLLYRELRPKTDQAKQAVESAVRTLAQQALENTVTVSSDTYQTVQAIIAEIDRKLSEQINAILHHPEFQQLESAWRGLHYLVNNTETSETLKIRCMPISKKELSRVLKRYKGIGWDQSAIFKKIYEEEYGQFGGEPFGCLVGDFYFDHSPQDVETLGEMAKIAAAAHCPFIAGASPAVMQMDSWQELANPRDLTKIFQNTEYASWRSLRESEDSRYIGLAMPRFLARLPYGIRTSPVDDFDFEEDTEGASHGRYAWINSAYAMATNINRSFKSYGWCTSIRGVESGGAVENLPTHTFPTDDGGVDIKCPTEIAISDRREAELAKNGFMPFVYRKNSDFAAFIGAQSLQRPFEYTDAEATDNAKLSARLPYLFACCRFAHYLKCIVRDKVGAFRERTEMETWLNDWIMGYVDGDPANSSQDTKARKPLASAEVIVEEVEDNPGYYNAKFFLRPHYQLEGLTVSLRLVSKLPSLKEGVA, encoded by the coding sequence ATGAAGACCCAGACCCAATCGATCGAGAAGAACGCCGTCGCCCAGGCGGCGCACGCCGCCGACGCCCTGCAGGCGGACGACTTCTCCAGCCTGCTGTACCGCGAACTGCGACCCAAGACCGATCAGGCCAAGCAGGCCGTGGAAAGCGCTGTGCGCACGCTCGCGCAGCAGGCGCTGGAGAACACCGTCACCGTGTCCTCCGACACCTACCAGACCGTGCAGGCGATCATCGCCGAGATCGATCGCAAGCTGTCCGAACAGATCAACGCCATCCTCCACCACCCGGAGTTCCAGCAACTGGAATCGGCCTGGCGCGGCCTGCACTACCTGGTCAACAACACCGAGACCAGCGAGACCCTGAAGATCCGCTGCATGCCGATCAGCAAGAAGGAACTCAGCCGCGTGCTCAAGCGCTACAAGGGCATCGGCTGGGACCAGAGCGCGATCTTCAAGAAGATCTACGAAGAAGAGTACGGCCAGTTCGGCGGCGAGCCGTTCGGCTGCCTGGTGGGCGATTTCTACTTCGACCACAGTCCGCAGGACGTGGAGACCCTGGGCGAGATGGCCAAGATCGCCGCGGCCGCGCACTGTCCCTTCATCGCCGGTGCGTCGCCGGCGGTGATGCAGATGGACTCCTGGCAGGAACTGGCCAATCCGCGCGATCTGACCAAGATCTTCCAGAACACCGAGTACGCCTCCTGGCGCAGCCTGCGCGAATCCGAGGACTCGCGCTACATCGGCCTGGCCATGCCGCGCTTCCTGGCCCGCCTGCCCTACGGCATCCGCACCAGTCCGGTCGACGACTTCGATTTCGAAGAGGACACCGAAGGCGCCAGCCACGGCCGCTACGCCTGGATCAACTCGGCCTACGCGATGGCGACCAACATCAACCGCTCGTTCAAGTCCTACGGCTGGTGCACCTCGATCCGCGGCGTCGAATCCGGCGGCGCGGTCGAGAACCTGCCGACCCATACGTTCCCGACCGACGACGGCGGCGTGGACATCAAATGCCCCACCGAGATCGCGATCAGCGACCGGCGCGAGGCCGAACTGGCGAAGAACGGCTTCATGCCCTTCGTCTACCGCAAGAACTCCGATTTCGCCGCCTTCATCGGCGCCCAGTCGCTGCAGCGTCCGTTCGAATACACGGATGCGGAGGCGACCGACAACGCCAAGCTGTCCGCGCGCCTGCCCTACCTGTTCGCCTGCTGCCGATTCGCCCACTACCTGAAGTGCATCGTCCGCGACAAGGTCGGCGCATTCCGCGAGCGCACCGAGATGGAGACCTGGCTCAACGACTGGATCATGGGCTACGTCGATGGAGACCCGGCGAATTCGTCCCAGGACACCAAGGCCCGCAAGCCGCTGGCCTCGGCCGAAGTCATCGTGGAGGAAGTCGAAGACAACCCTGGCTACTACAACGCGAAGTTCTTCCTGCGCCCGCATTACCAGCTGGAAGGCCTGACGGTTTCGTTGCGGTTGGTGTCCAAGCTCCCCTCGCTGAAGGAAGGCGTCGCCTGA
- the tssA gene encoding type VI secretion system protein TssA, giving the protein MSLHDGSEWNTLINEHSRSDSPCGDDLEYDEEYLHILRLAAGREERQSGTAVIPAEPPDWNEVERRALQLSARTKDLRIALLIARAKLECEGVPGLAQGLELTAAWLDRYWTELHPRLDALDEHDPLPRLNAVAALNAPEGMVRSLRNATLLRDRRGATVSVRDAAAAIALVNSTAVATTEQGMLIGQLRRAHADGQADIAGIPAVLASLARIKARFALELGTGFIPDFGAIEQPLHAIETACAVADESPASIAADAVANCESEIAADAAAAPSNAALLQLRSRRDVATVLEMASAYLERHEPSHPAPLLIRRALRLMDMSFYDIVRELAPASLAQVETVAGIAPAPAD; this is encoded by the coding sequence ATGTCGCTTCACGACGGCAGCGAGTGGAATACGCTGATCAACGAACATTCCCGCTCGGACTCCCCGTGCGGGGACGACTTGGAATATGACGAGGAATATCTGCATATTCTCCGCCTCGCCGCCGGCCGCGAGGAGCGCCAATCCGGCACGGCGGTCATTCCGGCCGAGCCGCCGGACTGGAACGAGGTCGAACGGCGCGCACTGCAGCTCAGCGCGCGCACCAAAGATCTGCGCATCGCCCTGCTGATCGCACGGGCCAAGCTGGAATGCGAGGGGGTGCCGGGGCTGGCCCAAGGCTTGGAACTGACCGCCGCCTGGCTGGACCGCTACTGGACCGAACTGCATCCGCGCCTGGACGCGCTCGACGAGCACGATCCTCTGCCGCGCCTCAACGCCGTCGCCGCCTTGAACGCGCCCGAAGGGATGGTGCGTTCGCTGCGCAATGCAACGCTGTTGCGCGACCGGCGCGGCGCTACGGTCAGCGTCCGCGACGCTGCAGCCGCCATCGCGCTGGTCAACTCGACCGCCGTGGCCACTACCGAACAGGGCATGCTGATCGGGCAACTGCGCCGCGCCCACGCCGACGGCCAAGCCGACATCGCCGGCATTCCGGCCGTACTGGCGTCGCTGGCGCGGATAAAGGCCCGCTTCGCGCTCGAACTCGGCACCGGCTTCATTCCGGATTTCGGCGCGATCGAGCAACCGCTGCATGCGATCGAAACCGCTTGCGCCGTTGCCGACGAATCGCCGGCTTCGATCGCCGCCGACGCCGTCGCGAACTGCGAGAGCGAAATCGCCGCCGACGCCGCCGCGGCGCCGTCCAACGCCGCGCTCTTGCAGCTGCGCTCGCGTCGCGACGTCGCCACGGTGCTCGAGATGGCGAGCGCCTACCTCGAACGCCACGAACCCAGCCACCCCGCTCCGCTGCTGATCCGCCGCGCGCTGCGGCTGATGGACATGAGCTTCTACGACATCGTGCGCGAACTCGCCCCGGCCTCGCTGGCCCAGGTCGAAACCGTCGCCGGCATCGCACCCGCGCCCGCCGACTGA
- a CDS encoding Hcp family type VI secretion system effector: MAIDMYLRVDGVVGEAKDANHRGWSNVRSYAWGAKQPGSMATGSGGGTGKASFNDLKVTAVIDKASPAILKYCANGRHLPSVEISVCKAGGTQVEYLRITLNEVLVTAVEHNADHDSDAILMDYTFQAAKVTKQYWEQTDQGTRGGESVLTWDIKQNREM; this comes from the coding sequence ATGGCAATCGACATGTATCTGCGCGTCGACGGCGTCGTCGGCGAAGCCAAAGACGCCAACCACCGCGGCTGGAGCAACGTGCGCTCCTATGCCTGGGGCGCCAAGCAGCCCGGCAGCATGGCCACCGGCTCCGGCGGCGGCACCGGCAAGGCCAGCTTCAACGACCTCAAGGTCACCGCGGTGATCGACAAGGCCTCGCCGGCGATCCTCAAGTACTGCGCCAACGGCCGCCATCTGCCGTCGGTCGAGATCTCGGTATGCAAGGCCGGTGGCACCCAGGTCGAGTACCTGCGCATTACCCTCAACGAAGTGCTGGTGACCGCGGTCGAGCACAACGCCGATCACGACAGCGACGCGATCCTGATGGACTACACCTTCCAGGCCGCCAAGGTCACCAAGCAGTACTGGGAGCAGACCGACCAGGGCACTCGCGGCGGCGAAAGCGTGCTGACTTGGGACATCAAGCAGAACCGCGAAATGTAA
- the tssH gene encoding type VI secretion system ATPase TssH codes for MTNISRKALYGRLNPFLLGSLESATALCKLRGNPYVELAHWLHQIAHESDSDLHRLSQHFSLDWARLTADLNTALDRLPRGASAIADFSSFIDEAVERAWVYTSLRYEQAQIRSAYLLAGMLNSSSLRQVLCGISGELSKLQPDALLERLPAAVAGSREQPQADAAAAAPPAAPAGAQEKSALARYAVDLTARARSGGIDPVVGRNDEIRQVIDTLMRRRQNNPLLTGEAGVGKTAVVEGLALRLVSGDVPPPLRGVRLCALDLGLLQAGAGVKGEFEQRLRQIVEEVEGSAQPTVLFIDEVHTLIGAGGASGTGDAANLLKPALARGQLRTIGATTWSEYKKHIEKDAALSRRFEAIQVPEPSEPQAEAMLRGLAVRLEAHHGVLLLDDAIAAAVRLSHRYIPARQLPDKAIALLDTACARVALSQHAAPAEVEALRQRIDALEIELHRARREQRIQAGDEARPERLDAELREHRLRLDGLLARWERERELAARIGETRAALERLGDAADTANGDDCSEPGAHADARGGAERSDPARLRAELADVQAQLRELQQPAPLVTAAVDADAVAAVLADWTGIPVGRMVKDEAQAVLVLTETLQRRVLGQGEAMQAIARRVEISRAKLDDPGKPIGCFLLCGPSGVGKTETALALAEALYGGEQNLITLNMSEFQEGHSVATLRGSPPGYVGYGEGGVLTEAVRRRPYSVVLLDEVEKAHPDVLEVFYQVFDKGWMEDGEGRRIDFKNTILILTSNAGDELIAAHRADDAAALAPKLHDELLQIFPAAFLGRLTIVPYRPLDDDTLGRIVRLQLDRIAERMRVQHDIGFVYGEDAVDAIRERCVQRSSGGRVIESVIVDTVLPPISRAVIAAVADGQPLRSVELHDQGGTLAHRFFPTPIDPPHALTDPA; via the coding sequence ATGACCAACATCAGCCGAAAGGCGCTCTACGGAAGACTCAACCCGTTCCTGCTCGGCTCGCTCGAGTCGGCCACCGCATTGTGCAAGCTGCGCGGCAATCCCTATGTCGAACTCGCGCACTGGCTGCACCAGATCGCCCACGAAAGCGACAGCGACCTGCACCGCCTGTCCCAGCATTTCTCTCTCGATTGGGCGCGTCTGACCGCCGACCTCAACACCGCGCTCGACCGTCTCCCGCGCGGCGCCAGCGCGATCGCCGATTTCTCCAGCTTCATCGACGAGGCGGTCGAGCGAGCCTGGGTCTATACCAGCCTGCGCTACGAGCAGGCGCAGATCCGCAGCGCCTATCTGCTGGCCGGCATGCTCAACTCCAGCAGCCTGCGCCAGGTGCTGTGCGGCATCTCGGGCGAACTGAGCAAGCTGCAGCCGGACGCGCTGCTGGAACGCCTCCCCGCCGCGGTCGCGGGCTCGCGCGAACAGCCGCAGGCCGACGCTGCGGCCGCCGCGCCGCCGGCAGCACCCGCCGGCGCGCAGGAGAAGTCGGCGCTGGCGCGCTATGCGGTCGACCTGACCGCGCGCGCACGCAGCGGCGGCATCGACCCGGTGGTCGGCCGCAACGACGAAATCCGCCAGGTCATCGACACGCTGATGCGCCGGCGCCAAAACAATCCGCTGCTGACCGGCGAGGCCGGGGTCGGCAAGACCGCGGTGGTCGAAGGCCTGGCGCTGCGCCTGGTCAGCGGCGACGTGCCGCCGCCGTTGCGCGGCGTGCGCCTGTGCGCGCTCGACCTCGGCCTGCTGCAGGCCGGCGCCGGGGTGAAAGGCGAGTTCGAACAGCGCTTGCGCCAGATCGTCGAGGAAGTCGAAGGCAGCGCACAGCCGACGGTGTTGTTCATCGACGAGGTGCACACCCTGATCGGCGCCGGCGGCGCCAGCGGTACCGGTGACGCCGCCAACCTGCTCAAGCCCGCGCTGGCGCGCGGCCAGCTGCGCACGATCGGCGCCACCACTTGGAGCGAGTACAAGAAGCACATCGAGAAAGACGCCGCGTTGAGCCGTCGGTTCGAAGCGATCCAGGTGCCGGAACCGTCCGAGCCGCAGGCCGAAGCCATGTTGCGCGGCCTGGCCGTGCGCCTGGAGGCGCATCACGGCGTGCTGCTGTTGGACGACGCCATCGCCGCCGCGGTTCGGCTTTCGCACCGCTATATCCCGGCACGGCAACTGCCGGACAAGGCCATCGCCCTGCTCGACACGGCCTGTGCCCGGGTCGCGTTGAGCCAGCACGCTGCACCGGCCGAAGTCGAAGCGTTGCGGCAACGGATCGACGCGCTCGAGATCGAACTGCATCGAGCCCGGCGCGAACAACGGATTCAGGCCGGCGACGAAGCCCGGCCGGAACGGCTGGACGCGGAATTGCGCGAGCACCGCCTGCGCCTGGACGGACTGCTGGCGCGCTGGGAACGTGAGCGCGAGCTGGCAGCGCGCATCGGCGAAACCCGCGCCGCGCTGGAGCGGCTCGGCGACGCCGCCGACACGGCAAACGGCGACGACTGCAGCGAGCCCGGTGCGCACGCCGATGCTCGGGGCGGCGCCGAGCGGTCCGATCCAGCGCGGTTGCGCGCCGAACTCGCCGATGTCCAGGCGCAACTGCGCGAACTCCAGCAGCCCGCGCCGCTGGTGACTGCGGCGGTCGACGCCGACGCGGTCGCCGCGGTACTGGCCGACTGGACCGGCATACCGGTCGGACGCATGGTCAAGGACGAAGCCCAGGCCGTGCTGGTATTGACCGAGACCTTGCAACGGCGGGTGCTCGGCCAAGGCGAAGCGATGCAAGCCATCGCCCGCCGGGTGGAGATTTCCCGCGCCAAGCTCGACGATCCGGGCAAGCCGATCGGCTGTTTCCTGCTGTGCGGCCCCTCCGGCGTCGGCAAGACCGAAACCGCGCTGGCCCTGGCCGAGGCGCTGTACGGCGGCGAGCAGAACCTGATCACGCTCAACATGAGCGAGTTCCAGGAAGGCCACTCCGTCGCCACCCTGCGCGGCTCGCCGCCGGGCTATGTCGGCTACGGCGAAGGCGGCGTGCTGACCGAGGCGGTGCGCCGCCGCCCCTACAGCGTGGTCCTGCTCGACGAGGTCGAAAAGGCCCACCCGGACGTGCTGGAAGTGTTCTACCAAGTGTTCGACAAGGGCTGGATGGAAGACGGCGAAGGCCGCCGCATCGACTTCAAGAACACCATCCTGATCCTGACCTCCAACGCCGGCGACGAACTCATCGCCGCGCATCGTGCGGACGATGCCGCCGCCCTGGCGCCAAAGCTCCATGACGAGCTGCTGCAGATCTTCCCCGCCGCCTTCCTCGGCCGTCTGACGATCGTGCCGTACCGCCCGCTCGACGACGACACCCTTGGCCGCATCGTGCGCCTGCAACTGGACCGCATCGCCGAGCGCATGCGGGTGCAGCACGACATCGGCTTCGTCTACGGCGAGGACGCAGTCGATGCGATCCGCGAACGCTGCGTGCAACGCAGCTCCGGCGGCCGCGTGATCGAGTCGGTAATCGTCGACACCGTGCTGCCGCCGATCAGCCGCGCGGTCATCGCCGCCGTCGCCGACGGCCAGCCGTTGCGCTCCGTCGAGCTGCACGACCAGGGCGGCACCCTCGCCCACCGCTTCTTCCCCACCCCCATCGATCCTCCACACGCACTGACGGACCCGGCATGA
- the tssE gene encoding type VI secretion system baseplate subunit TssE — MNPLAPAPTPTVPARKAGGEASLLDRLTDRSVERQGAPDIDPSAPSRLRDALLRDLSWLLNTSNLEADVDFAAYPHARRSVVNFGISALAGRRMSEVEWEDIERTLRAAIVGFEPRICARSLQVRCLSETGPRATGNVLSLLIQGDVISPDRATAFSFRSEIDLESGHISLRAQRAE; from the coding sequence ATGAACCCTTTGGCGCCAGCACCGACCCCGACCGTTCCGGCCCGCAAGGCCGGCGGCGAGGCCAGTCTGCTCGACCGCTTGACCGATCGCTCGGTCGAGCGCCAGGGCGCGCCCGACATCGACCCGTCGGCGCCGTCGCGGCTGCGCGATGCGCTGCTGCGCGACCTGAGCTGGCTGCTCAACACCAGCAATCTGGAAGCGGACGTCGACTTCGCCGCGTATCCGCATGCGCGCCGTTCGGTGGTCAACTTCGGCATCAGCGCCCTGGCCGGCAGGCGCATGTCCGAAGTCGAGTGGGAAGACATCGAACGCACCTTGCGCGCGGCCATCGTCGGCTTCGAACCACGCATCTGCGCCCGCTCGTTGCAGGTGCGCTGCCTGTCGGAAACCGGCCCGCGCGCGACCGGAAACGTACTGAGCTTGCTGATCCAGGGCGACGTGATATCGCCCGACCGCGCCACCGCCTTCTCGTTCCGCTCCGAGATCGACCTGGAAAGCGGTCATATTTCCCTGCGCGCACAACGGGCCGAGTGA
- the tssB gene encoding type VI secretion system contractile sheath small subunit, translating into MVNTNVKKGLKQKSGGQKFIGRNRAPRVQIEYDVELYGSERKVEIPFVMGVMADLAGKSKTPPKNLEQRQFLEVDVDNFDERLKSVAPRVAFQVPNKLTEGDDLLVDVTFESMDDFSPAQVARKVEPLSRLLEARVQLANLLSYMDGKNAAEELIARALREPALLAALANAPKPAAAVDASAPAGDDSAD; encoded by the coding sequence GTGGTCAACACCAACGTCAAGAAGGGACTCAAGCAAAAGTCCGGCGGCCAGAAATTCATCGGCCGCAATCGCGCGCCGCGCGTCCAGATCGAGTACGACGTCGAACTGTACGGCAGCGAGCGCAAGGTCGAGATCCCCTTCGTGATGGGCGTGATGGCCGATCTGGCCGGCAAGTCCAAAACGCCGCCGAAGAATTTGGAGCAACGCCAGTTCCTGGAAGTGGACGTCGACAATTTCGACGAGCGGCTCAAGTCGGTGGCGCCGCGCGTGGCGTTTCAGGTGCCGAACAAGCTCACCGAAGGCGACGACCTCCTGGTCGACGTCACCTTCGAAAGCATGGACGACTTCTCGCCCGCCCAGGTCGCGCGCAAGGTCGAGCCGCTGAGCCGCCTGCTCGAAGCCCGTGTGCAGCTGGCCAATCTGTTGTCCTACATGGACGGCAAAAACGCCGCCGAAGAACTGATCGCGCGCGCGCTGCGCGAACCGGCGCTGCTGGCGGCCCTGGCCAATGCCCCCAAGCCCGCGGCCGCTGTCGATGCCTCCGCGCCCGCCGGCGACGACAGCGCCGACTGA
- the tssG gene encoding type VI secretion system baseplate subunit TssG: protein MNAATEWAPLDPAPVIDRNAGACSADVWQRLAQAPHEYDLYHLLRWLDARMEHRTPLGRAARPAEEPLRLGQEPSLAFAPSTLAGVERGVGSVPRLSVFSFGLFGPNGPLPLHLTEYARDRARHHNDPTMSRFADLFHHRLLLLFYRAWADAQATTSLDRGLRGGARFGDYVASLIHLGQPGLRERDRVPDHAKLFMAGHLSRQTRNPEGLQQILATYFGLPVRIREWVETWVAVPPSRRTRLCGRGAGQPLGRGAVLGAAVLDVQSTFEIVIGPLSLSEYRRWHPDADSVREMLQWVRNYVGLEFAWRVRPVLARDQVPSARLDGGARLGWDAWLGERRSDRDAGDLTYSPEQRLTVDLAAAAASLDPS from the coding sequence ATGAACGCCGCGACCGAATGGGCTCCGCTCGATCCCGCGCCGGTCATCGACCGCAATGCCGGTGCGTGCTCAGCCGACGTCTGGCAACGCCTCGCGCAAGCGCCGCACGAATACGACCTGTATCACCTGCTGCGCTGGTTGGATGCGCGCATGGAGCACCGCACACCGCTGGGCCGCGCGGCACGCCCGGCCGAAGAACCGCTGCGTCTGGGCCAGGAGCCCAGCCTGGCCTTCGCGCCCTCGACCCTGGCCGGAGTCGAACGGGGCGTCGGTTCGGTCCCCAGGCTATCGGTCTTCAGCTTCGGCCTGTTCGGCCCCAACGGCCCGCTGCCGCTGCACCTGACCGAGTACGCGCGCGATCGCGCCCGGCACCACAACGACCCGACGATGAGCCGCTTCGCCGATCTGTTCCACCATCGTCTGCTCCTGCTGTTCTATCGCGCCTGGGCCGACGCGCAGGCGACCACCAGCCTCGACCGCGGCTTGCGCGGCGGCGCCCGCTTCGGCGACTACGTGGCCAGCCTGATCCACCTGGGCCAGCCCGGCTTGCGCGAGCGTGACCGCGTGCCCGATCACGCCAAGTTGTTCATGGCCGGGCATTTGAGCCGCCAGACCCGCAATCCGGAAGGCTTGCAGCAGATCCTCGCCACCTACTTCGGCCTGCCGGTGCGGATCCGGGAGTGGGTCGAAACCTGGGTCGCAGTGCCGCCGTCGCGACGAACGCGCCTGTGCGGACGCGGTGCCGGGCAACCGCTGGGCCGCGGCGCAGTGCTCGGCGCCGCGGTGCTCGACGTGCAGTCGACCTTCGAGATCGTGATCGGCCCGCTGTCGCTGAGCGAGTACCGCAGATGGCACCCCGACGCCGACTCGGTCCGCGAAATGCTGCAGTGGGTGCGCAACTACGTCGGTCTGGAATTCGCCTGGCGGGTGCGGCCGGTGCTGGCGCGCGACCAGGTGCCGTCGGCGCGGCTGGACGGCGGCGCGCGCCTGGGCTGGGACGCCTGGCTCGGCGAACGCCGCAGCGACCGCGACGCCGGCGATCTCACCTACTCCCCCGAACAGCGCCTGACCGTCGACCTCGCCGCGGCCGCAGCCTCCCTGGACCCGTCATGA
- the tssF gene encoding type VI secretion system baseplate subunit TssF, which produces MDARLLHYYNRELGYLRELGAEFAQLHPKVAGRLGLGEGESADPYVERLLEGFCFLTARIQLKMDAEFPRFSQRLLDVVYPGYLAPTPSMAIVAFEPNVREGNLRAGFTLPAGTAVQAKPDNERQTACEFRTAHAVTMWPLRLSAVSFSGEPGDLPLAALGLARRVRGCLRLRLETQGSMPLRELSLERLALHLSGPDREASRLLEWLLCRTVAVVCHDPERPLRWHQALAADTLRHDGFDADEALLPTGPRGFQGYRILQEYFAMPARGLFCSLHGLDAAIQRAQGQAMEISVLFDAADAELEASIGTHSLALHCTPVINLQRRTSDRIPVSTQRYEHHLVPDRTKPLDYEVYSVDKVVGHGARSGEKWAFHPFYSCLRDGSEQGRFFSLRREPRIAGAPTQATQHRSGYAGSEVFLSLVDAQEAPHADDLRQLSVEMWCSNRDLPMRLRPAEHGLSLRVSAPVASIRLLHGPTPPRPALAEGEAAWRLISHLGLNHLTLTDLDEVQGAQALRELLGLYAGRPGSALDRQIQGLRSVRLEPVHRPMPALGPIVLARGVRIELSLDETAFSGTSPYLFGSVLEQFLARHVALNSFVELALHSLQRGPVHQWPPRLGRRPVA; this is translated from the coding sequence ATGGACGCGCGCCTGTTGCACTACTACAACCGCGAGCTGGGCTATCTGCGCGAACTCGGCGCCGAGTTCGCGCAGCTCCACCCCAAGGTCGCCGGACGGCTCGGCCTGGGCGAGGGCGAAAGCGCCGACCCTTACGTCGAACGCCTGCTGGAGGGCTTCTGCTTCCTGACCGCACGCATCCAGCTGAAGATGGATGCGGAGTTCCCGCGCTTCTCGCAGCGCCTGCTCGACGTGGTTTACCCCGGCTATCTGGCGCCGACGCCGTCGATGGCCATCGTCGCATTCGAACCGAATGTGCGCGAAGGCAATCTGCGCGCCGGCTTCACCCTGCCCGCCGGCACCGCCGTGCAGGCCAAGCCCGACAACGAACGCCAGACCGCCTGTGAGTTCCGGACCGCTCATGCCGTCACCATGTGGCCACTGCGGCTGAGCGCGGTCTCGTTCTCGGGCGAGCCGGGCGACCTGCCGCTGGCGGCGCTTGGGCTGGCGCGACGGGTGCGCGGTTGCCTGCGCCTGCGTCTGGAGACCCAGGGCTCGATGCCTTTGCGCGAGCTGTCGCTGGAACGCCTGGCACTGCATCTCAGCGGCCCGGACCGCGAGGCCTCGCGCCTGCTGGAATGGCTGCTGTGCCGCACCGTAGCGGTGGTCTGCCACGATCCGGAGCGCCCGCTGCGCTGGCACCAGGCCCTGGCCGCCGACACGCTGCGCCACGATGGCTTCGACGCCGACGAAGCGTTGCTGCCGACCGGGCCTCGCGGCTTCCAGGGCTATCGGATTCTGCAGGAGTACTTCGCCATGCCGGCGCGTGGCCTGTTCTGCAGCCTGCATGGGCTCGACGCCGCCATCCAACGCGCGCAGGGCCAGGCGATGGAGATCAGCGTGCTGTTCGACGCCGCCGACGCCGAGTTAGAGGCGAGCATCGGCACGCATAGCCTGGCCCTGCATTGCACCCCGGTCATAAACCTGCAGCGCAGGACCAGCGACCGTATTCCGGTATCGACTCAGCGCTACGAACACCACTTGGTCCCGGACCGGACCAAGCCGCTCGACTACGAGGTCTACAGCGTCGACAAGGTGGTCGGCCACGGCGCCCGAAGCGGCGAGAAGTGGGCGTTCCACCCCTTCTACAGTTGCCTGCGCGACGGCAGCGAGCAGGGCCGGTTCTTCTCCCTGCGTCGCGAGCCGCGCATCGCCGGTGCGCCCACGCAGGCGACGCAGCACCGCTCCGGCTATGCCGGCAGCGAGGTGTTCCTGAGCCTGGTCGATGCGCAGGAAGCCCCGCACGCCGACGATTTGCGTCAGTTGTCGGTGGAGATGTGGTGCAGCAATCGCGACCTGCCGATGCGCCTGCGACCGGCCGAACACGGCTTGAGCTTGCGCGTGTCGGCCCCGGTGGCATCGATCCGACTTCTGCACGGCCCGACCCCGCCGCGACCGGCGTTGGCCGAAGGCGAAGCGGCGTGGCGCCTGATCAGCCATCTCGGCCTGAATCATCTGACTTTGACCGACCTGGACGAGGTTCAGGGCGCGCAAGCCTTGCGCGAACTGCTGGGACTCTATGCCGGCCGGCCCGGATCGGCGCTGGATCGGCAGATCCAAGGACTGCGGTCCGTGCGCCTGGAACCGGTGCATCGGCCGATGCCCGCGCTCGGGCCGATCGTGCTGGCGCGCGGCGTGCGCATCGAGCTGAGCCTGGACGAAACCGCGTTCAGCGGCACCAGCCCCTACCTGTTCGGCTCGGTTCTGGAGCAATTCCTGGCCCGCCATGTGGCCTTGAACAGTTTCGTCGAGCTGGCCTTGCACAGCTTGCAGCGCGGTCCGGTGCACCAGTGGCCGCCGCGGCTGGGACGGAGGCCGGTGGCATGA